Proteins found in one Synergistetes bacterium HGW-Synergistetes-1 genomic segment:
- a CDS encoding rubredoxin, whose translation MKKYVCTVCGYVYDPEAGDPDSGVAPGTPFEEIPDDWACPVCGVGKDMFEAQ comes from the coding sequence ATGAAGAAGTACGTATGCACCGTTTGCGGTTATGTTTATGATCCAGAAGCAGGAGATCCGGATTCAGGAGTTGCTCCGGGAACACCTTTTGAAGAGATCCCCGATGACTGGGCCTGCCCTGTATGCGGTGTAGGCAAGGATATGTTTGAAGCTCAGTGA
- a CDS encoding DUF1009 domain-containing protein: protein MENKIALIAGDGNLPVVIASRLTDMGTPPVVYSVREKVGEISKYALEVVNIVKPDLGSTIKDMKSRGVKKIIMAGLISKTLAFKPSLFDLTTQKFLASLVFRDDHSLLGALVDFLEKSGFEVMSYREIIPDLLARPGHIAGRRPTSEEMDDAEYGFSICKTLVPLSFGQTVVVNKRSVVAVEAMEGTDATLLRAGSICSGGTVVKMMRLDQDQRYDIPTVGPNTLRNMAQAKLTCLALHAGWTLIMEPEEFRSVAEKEKITVMGIEQCRSS from the coding sequence ATGGAAAATAAGATAGCCTTGATAGCCGGGGATGGAAATCTGCCTGTCGTAATAGCAAGCAGGCTTACTGACATGGGGACACCTCCGGTCGTTTACTCTGTCAGGGAAAAAGTCGGGGAGATATCTAAGTATGCACTCGAGGTAGTAAACATTGTAAAGCCTGATCTGGGGTCCACTATCAAGGACATGAAAAGCCGAGGCGTTAAAAAAATTATTATGGCTGGCCTCATATCAAAGACTCTTGCATTCAAACCCTCACTTTTTGATCTTACAACGCAGAAATTTCTTGCAAGCTTGGTTTTCAGGGACGATCACTCACTTTTGGGAGCTCTTGTAGATTTTCTTGAAAAATCCGGATTCGAGGTAATGAGTTACAGGGAGATCATCCCGGACCTGCTTGCCAGGCCCGGGCATATAGCAGGAAGAAGGCCCACTTCTGAAGAGATGGATGATGCGGAATATGGTTTCTCGATCTGTAAAACTCTTGTCCCTCTGTCATTTGGACAGACAGTTGTCGTCAACAAACGTTCGGTAGTCGCCGTGGAGGCCATGGAAGGAACGGACGCCACTCTTCTAAGGGCCGGCTCAATCTGCTCGGGAGGAACTGTAGTTAAAATGATGCGGCTTGACCAGGATCAGCGATATGACATCCCAACCGTGGGACCTAACACACTGAGAAACATGGCACAGGCAAAACTGACCTGTCTTGCTCTTCACGCAGGCTGGACTCTTATAATGGAACCCGAAGAATTCCGTTCCGTTGCTGAAAAAGAAAAAATTACCGTGATGGGAATAGAACAGTGTCGATCTTCCTGA
- a CDS encoding ABC transporter ATP-binding protein, translating into MFSLKDKKAWSSYIRLLGYCKPYKKRLAAALACMILSSIFGIVPPWLIKNIVDDVLINKEASTLNLLAIGIITLYVLKAIFGYGHMYLMTWVGQKVVIDIRLELYDHTQRLSLAKLYSKRSGEFLSRITNDVAVLQNILASVIVDFVVQGCTFIGIICFLLFINWKLTLITFIVTPLAVLVIDKASSKLREVGGTIQEKLAMVAAIAQEALSSIRIVRAFVTEEKEYARFEYESNRHFKAVMKGTQVRGFLEGTVEVILIAALAFILWFGGMDVIKGKLTAGALLAFLTYIGLLVQPIRILSRVISTIQQGVASADRVFEILDEKNEVPLPDNPLILAPMEGQITFNDVWFAYNDKAWVLKGLDFEIARGQKVAVVGSTGAGKSTLADLVMRFYDPQKGTLLIDGTDIKQLDLKSYRRQIGVVPQDPVLMKGTLAYNIGYGYEGVTDDDLVRAAETAGILSFIRSLPDGFDTAVGERGVTLSGGQRQRIAIARAVVRDPRILIMDEATSSLDALVEQQVQEAMRKAMQGRTAIIIAHRLSTIRDADRIAVLSGGRLVEQGTHDELMSLKGHYYKLFKASNGEHGEENVKTTAQLS; encoded by the coding sequence ATGTTCTCTTTGAAAGACAAAAAAGCATGGTCCTCTTATATTCGTTTGCTCGGATACTGCAAGCCCTACAAAAAGAGGTTGGCAGCTGCCCTTGCGTGTATGATCCTTTCGTCAATATTTGGGATCGTCCCTCCCTGGCTAATAAAAAATATCGTTGATGATGTCCTTATAAACAAAGAAGCTTCAACTCTGAATCTTCTTGCAATAGGAATAATAACTCTCTACGTTCTGAAAGCTATCTTCGGATATGGGCATATGTATCTTATGACATGGGTCGGACAGAAGGTGGTCATAGATATCAGGCTGGAGCTCTACGACCACACCCAAAGACTTTCCCTTGCTAAACTTTACAGCAAGCGTTCGGGAGAGTTCCTTTCAAGGATAACTAACGATGTTGCCGTTTTGCAGAATATCCTTGCTTCGGTCATAGTAGATTTCGTAGTGCAGGGCTGCACGTTTATTGGGATCATATGTTTCCTTCTCTTCATAAACTGGAAGCTTACTCTTATTACATTCATAGTTACTCCTCTGGCTGTGCTAGTTATTGATAAAGCTTCTTCAAAGCTGCGTGAAGTCGGAGGTACTATACAGGAAAAACTGGCAATGGTGGCGGCGATCGCACAGGAAGCACTCTCATCAATAAGGATAGTCAGGGCTTTCGTCACTGAAGAGAAAGAATATGCAAGGTTCGAGTATGAAAGCAACAGGCATTTTAAGGCGGTAATGAAAGGGACCCAGGTGAGAGGTTTCCTGGAAGGCACAGTTGAAGTGATACTTATTGCGGCTCTTGCTTTTATTTTGTGGTTTGGCGGCATGGATGTTATAAAAGGAAAGCTGACTGCCGGCGCGCTTCTTGCTTTTCTTACATACATCGGCCTTCTTGTCCAGCCGATAAGGATACTGAGCCGAGTCATCAGCACTATACAACAGGGAGTTGCCTCAGCTGACAGGGTTTTCGAAATACTTGACGAAAAAAACGAAGTGCCCTTGCCTGATAACCCACTGATCCTCGCCCCGATGGAAGGTCAAATAACATTCAATGATGTCTGGTTTGCCTATAACGACAAAGCATGGGTCCTGAAAGGCCTGGATTTTGAGATCGCCAGGGGGCAGAAAGTAGCAGTTGTTGGATCTACCGGTGCCGGAAAATCAACACTGGCTGATCTTGTTATGAGATTTTACGACCCGCAGAAAGGAACACTTTTGATTGACGGAACAGATATTAAACAGCTTGACCTGAAAAGCTACCGCAGGCAGATAGGAGTAGTACCTCAGGATCCAGTCCTGATGAAGGGAACACTTGCATACAATATTGGATATGGATATGAAGGAGTTACTGACGATGACCTTGTAAGAGCCGCCGAGACTGCCGGAATACTCAGCTTCATCAGGAGCCTTCCCGATGGTTTTGATACAGCTGTAGGAGAAAGAGGAGTAACTCTTAGCGGGGGGCAAAGACAGCGTATTGCGATCGCAAGGGCTGTAGTAAGGGATCCGCGGATACTGATAATGGATGAGGCTACTTCGTCGCTTGACGCTTTGGTAGAACAGCAGGTACAGGAAGCGATGCGAAAGGCAATGCAAGGAAGGACCGCGATCATAATAGCCCACAGGCTTTCAACGATACGTGATGCCGACAGGATAGCTGTACTTTCGGGAGGAAGACTTGTTGAACAGGGCACGCACGATGAGCTTATGTCGCTAAAAGGGCATTATTACAAGCTTTTCAAAGCAAGCAACGGAGAACACGGCGAAGAAAATGTCAAAACTACTGCGCAGTTATCTTAG
- the lpxB gene encoding lipid-A-disaccharide synthase has translation MSIFLSSGEASGDHYTASVAKTLRKMGYEGDIWGMGGKEPKEAGVRVEWPGEELQLFGIAEVLSSVPKLFRLLNEMTDRIMQRGPQSVVIADSPDFNIRLVQKLRSKGYKGRVFYISPPSVWAWRRERVKKIAAVVDECFPLFRFEHEFLLKNGCSSYWKGHPMIEEFSDKEALAANLPESYRDDRMLIGFLPGSRGVEVRNLLPVMEKAASGLRAMGWRPVFSIAPGLHEREKMKMTERLQAGNFDVYTGQGRDLLAASCCSVAASGTVAVEAMMLGSYMVAAYRLSPLSAFLARRLVKTPYYTIPNILLDMELFPELMQEEATEENILKEVLKWLNGDDKTKKYISQKMDLAREMLGETGVYELWARRIMGAA, from the coding sequence GTGTCGATCTTCCTGAGCTCAGGCGAAGCATCCGGAGATCACTATACCGCCTCTGTCGCTAAAACTCTCCGCAAAATGGGTTATGAAGGCGATATATGGGGCATGGGCGGCAAAGAGCCGAAGGAAGCTGGCGTAAGGGTCGAGTGGCCTGGTGAGGAACTTCAGCTTTTTGGAATTGCAGAGGTGCTATCCTCAGTGCCCAAATTATTCAGACTGTTGAATGAGATGACAGACCGAATAATGCAAAGGGGGCCTCAAAGCGTTGTGATCGCCGACAGTCCTGATTTCAATATTCGCCTTGTGCAGAAACTGAGGTCGAAAGGATACAAAGGCAGGGTCTTCTACATTTCTCCGCCGTCCGTATGGGCGTGGAGAAGAGAAAGGGTAAAAAAAATAGCTGCCGTTGTAGATGAATGTTTTCCGCTTTTCAGGTTTGAGCATGAATTTCTTCTGAAAAATGGTTGCAGCAGCTATTGGAAAGGTCATCCGATGATAGAGGAGTTTTCAGACAAAGAGGCCCTTGCAGCAAATCTGCCGGAGAGCTACAGAGACGACAGAATGCTTATAGGTTTCCTTCCGGGAAGCAGGGGAGTCGAGGTCAGAAATCTCCTGCCTGTAATGGAAAAAGCAGCCTCTGGACTTAGAGCGATGGGATGGCGTCCTGTTTTTTCGATAGCCCCCGGACTTCATGAGAGGGAAAAAATGAAGATGACAGAGCGCCTTCAGGCAGGTAATTTCGATGTTTACACAGGTCAGGGCAGGGATCTCCTTGCCGCTTCATGCTGCTCGGTTGCTGCAAGCGGGACCGTCGCTGTAGAAGCAATGATGCTGGGGAGCTACATGGTGGCGGCATACAGGCTCAGTCCGCTCTCTGCATTTCTGGCAAGACGTCTTGTTAAGACCCCTTATTATACGATCCCAAATATCCTGCTGGACATGGAACTCTTTCCGGAGCTGATGCAGGAGGAAGCCACAGAGGAAAATATACTCAAAGAGGTTTTGAAGTGGCTAAATGGTGATGATAAAACCAAAAAATATATATCTCAAAAAATGGATCTTGCAAGGGAAATGCTTGGAGAGACGGGAGTCTACGAGTTGTGGGCAAGAAGAATAATGGGGGCAGCCTGA
- a CDS encoding peptidase M24 produces MDNKFILKRAEKLREEMAKTGTDAFVVFTEESYNWESLYYLSGFRGTSGALAVYKDSAELILDARYRQQGEIQSPHRVSAQKNSLVDDLIESISAHGAQKILCEATKTSHLTWEKLSSAKNTRWSDGSYLISELRRSKDEHEVRFIIRAGEIAADAFLETLGLVRPGMTEKEFEALLNFNINKFGGEAGFDMIVASGTRSSMPHGRATDKEMVRGEWVTVDFGVRYREYFCDITRNFSFGAPDPRAKDYHEILSEAHHAAVRVLCSGAKGTVVYKTAYDVLESMGLGRYFTHGLGHGLGIEIHETPYISSKYSYELKHNDVVTIEPGIYIDGWGGLRLEDNYLIIEQAGTRLTGKLDQSFYRV; encoded by the coding sequence ATGGATAATAAGTTTATCCTGAAAAGAGCTGAAAAGCTGCGGGAAGAGATGGCAAAAACGGGTACTGATGCTTTTGTCGTCTTCACAGAGGAAAGCTACAACTGGGAGTCACTGTACTATCTTAGCGGTTTTAGAGGCACATCGGGAGCGCTGGCTGTATATAAAGATTCTGCCGAACTGATCCTTGATGCCAGGTACAGGCAGCAGGGTGAAATACAGTCGCCGCACCGGGTCTCTGCCCAAAAAAACAGTCTGGTCGACGATCTTATTGAAAGCATATCCGCTCACGGCGCTCAAAAAATACTTTGTGAAGCAACAAAAACTTCCCATTTAACATGGGAAAAACTATCCTCTGCTAAAAATACCAGATGGAGCGACGGATCTTATCTGATATCAGAACTTCGCCGTTCAAAAGATGAACATGAGGTCCGGTTTATCATAAGGGCGGGAGAGATCGCCGCTGACGCTTTTTTGGAAACATTAGGCCTAGTAAGGCCGGGAATGACTGAAAAAGAATTTGAAGCGCTCCTCAATTTCAACATCAATAAATTTGGCGGCGAGGCCGGATTTGACATGATAGTTGCGTCAGGAACAAGAAGCTCGATGCCGCATGGAAGGGCCACAGATAAAGAAATGGTGCGGGGCGAGTGGGTCACGGTGGATTTTGGCGTCAGGTATAGGGAATACTTTTGCGACATTACAAGAAATTTTTCATTTGGTGCACCGGATCCCCGTGCAAAAGATTATCATGAAATATTGTCAGAGGCGCACCATGCGGCTGTCAGAGTTCTGTGCTCCGGCGCAAAGGGAACCGTTGTATATAAAACTGCATATGATGTGCTCGAATCAATGGGACTGGGCAGATATTTTACACATGGACTGGGGCACGGCCTGGGCATTGAGATACACGAGACGCCATACATTTCCTCAAAATATTCATATGAATTGAAACATAACGACGTTGTCACGATCGAACCCGGAATTTATATCGATGGCTGGGGAGGATTGAGATTAGAGGATAATTACCTTATAATTGAGCAAGCGGGAACAAGGCTGACAGGAAAACTTGATCAGTCTTTTTACCGTGTATGA
- a CDS encoding tRNA (adenine-N1)-methyltransferase: protein MIKAGDLVFIWNPKKGDNFLIKVTPGMSQGTHFGQIKHTELMEHGYGEGIVTPKGEVYYLLRPTLAGYTRRIKRQTQIVFPKDAGFILQHMNIFPGCTVVECGTGSGSLCCTFAHFVGDEGKVCTYDRREEFSALAKKNAEKWGVAHRIEFNVRSLDDGFKERDADAVFLDIPTPWEYIDKAYEALAPGNHLGILVPTANQISETLVKLSEFGFADVQVVELMLRYYKTEPNRIRPEDVMIGHTGYLIFAVKTLPLPEQVPLAEDNGDAETEAEAEAEAEAEEEVIEE, encoded by the coding sequence ATGATAAAGGCAGGAGACCTGGTATTTATCTGGAACCCCAAAAAGGGAGATAATTTCCTCATAAAAGTAACACCGGGGATGTCTCAGGGGACTCATTTCGGACAGATCAAGCACACCGAGCTTATGGAGCACGGATACGGGGAGGGCATAGTTACTCCGAAAGGAGAGGTCTATTATCTGCTAAGGCCTACCCTGGCCGGATACACCAGGAGAATTAAGAGACAGACCCAGATAGTTTTCCCTAAAGATGCGGGGTTTATACTCCAGCACATGAACATCTTCCCGGGCTGTACTGTCGTCGAATGCGGCACAGGCTCAGGAAGCCTCTGTTGTACCTTTGCCCATTTTGTCGGTGACGAGGGGAAGGTCTGTACTTATGACAGGAGAGAGGAATTCTCAGCGCTTGCAAAGAAGAATGCCGAAAAATGGGGAGTTGCCCACAGGATAGAATTCAACGTCAGGTCGCTTGACGATGGGTTCAAAGAGAGGGATGCCGATGCAGTTTTCCTTGATATTCCGACTCCGTGGGAGTACATAGACAAGGCATATGAAGCACTGGCTCCCGGAAATCATCTCGGCATACTTGTCCCTACTGCAAATCAGATATCTGAGACCCTTGTAAAACTCTCGGAATTTGGTTTCGCTGATGTCCAGGTGGTCGAGCTTATGCTGCGCTACTATAAGACCGAACCCAACCGCATAAGGCCCGAAGATGTGATGATCGGTCATACCGGATACCTGATCTTTGCAGTGAAGACACTTCCATTGCCGGAACAGGTACCCCTGGCGGAGGATAACGGAGATGCTGAAACTGAAGCTGAAGCTGAGGCTGAGGCTGAGGCAGAAGAAGAGGTAATAGAAGAGTAG
- a CDS encoding ZIP family metal transporter: MNWFMELSAPIQALLAGCFTWSLTALGASGVFLAKRPDQKVLDVMLGFAGGVMIAASFWSLLAPAILISEELGYPGWLPPFIGFLLGGISMRLLDMLMPHLHPGMAETDPEGPPSRMRRTTLLVLAITIHNIPEGMAVGVAFGAIGLMPEATMAGAIALAIGIGLQNFPEGLAVSMPLRREGLSRQKAFLYGQLSAVVEPFFALIGALLVQIARPVLPYALAYAAGAMIFVVVEEVVPESQSSGNGDLATMGVLFGFAVMMVLDVALG; this comes from the coding sequence ATGAATTGGTTTATGGAGTTGTCGGCGCCGATCCAGGCGCTTTTGGCAGGATGCTTTACATGGAGCCTGACAGCTTTGGGCGCTTCGGGAGTCTTTCTTGCAAAGAGGCCTGATCAGAAAGTTCTTGATGTAATGCTGGGATTTGCCGGAGGGGTAATGATCGCCGCCAGTTTCTGGTCTCTGCTTGCCCCGGCGATATTGATATCAGAGGAACTGGGCTACCCCGGATGGCTGCCTCCTTTTATTGGCTTCCTTCTCGGAGGTATTTCAATGCGGCTTCTTGACATGCTCATGCCTCATCTCCATCCTGGAATGGCAGAAACAGACCCGGAAGGACCTCCGTCAAGAATGAGGAGGACGACGCTCCTTGTTTTGGCTATAACCATCCATAACATACCTGAAGGCATGGCTGTCGGGGTCGCATTCGGAGCAATCGGACTTATGCCGGAGGCAACTATGGCCGGAGCGATAGCGTTGGCTATAGGCATAGGGCTGCAGAACTTCCCGGAAGGGCTTGCTGTTTCGATGCCTCTTCGCCGTGAGGGACTGAGCAGGCAGAAGGCTTTTTTATATGGTCAGCTTTCTGCGGTAGTTGAACCCTTTTTTGCCCTTATCGGCGCTCTTTTAGTTCAGATAGCCCGGCCCGTACTTCCATATGCGCTTGCTTATGCGGCAGGTGCGATGATATTTGTTGTTGTTGAAGAGGTAGTCCCCGAGTCGCAATCGAGCGGAAACGGGGATCTGGCTACAATGGGGGTCTTGTTTGGTTTTGCTGTAATGATGGTCCTTGATGTTGCACTGGGATAG
- a CDS encoding hydrogenase expression protein — MDETKGLPSGKLSPEALKRNVLRYIGAVRQELLIGPAVGEDAAVIEWPKGKYLVFSSDPIVGAEKGAGRLLVRINSNDIASKGGDPAYLAVTLILPPSWGEDGAARIMSEIHEECLAQGIAVAGGHTEFNDRYERPVIMGALIGTADRVLRANELRPGDALIVTKHIGIEGMSILATDKPELLKPFMSEADITEMVSWAEKTSVLEESKVLRKIAKFMHDPTEGGFMGGIGEISALSGLRTDIDYASVPVHPLTARAAEKLGFDPLRLIASGSLIAAVPGEKTSEALRELAKLNIDASVVGSMGEKLQDPVPEPSEELWRLLKMGGAKNG, encoded by the coding sequence ATGGACGAGACCAAAGGACTTCCATCCGGAAAACTCTCGCCGGAAGCTCTTAAGCGGAACGTACTGCGCTACATCGGGGCAGTACGCCAAGAGCTTCTCATCGGCCCGGCAGTGGGAGAGGATGCGGCTGTCATCGAGTGGCCGAAAGGAAAGTACCTTGTCTTTTCATCCGATCCCATCGTAGGCGCGGAAAAAGGTGCGGGAAGACTTCTTGTAAGGATAAATTCAAACGATATAGCATCCAAGGGCGGCGATCCGGCTTATCTTGCCGTTACACTCATCCTTCCTCCTTCATGGGGGGAAGATGGCGCAGCAAGGATCATGAGTGAGATACACGAGGAATGTCTGGCTCAGGGTATCGCTGTTGCAGGAGGACATACGGAATTCAACGACAGATATGAAAGGCCTGTGATCATGGGAGCCCTTATTGGCACAGCAGACAGAGTGCTTAGGGCCAATGAACTGAGACCGGGCGATGCACTGATTGTCACGAAACATATAGGCATAGAGGGTATGTCTATCCTTGCAACAGATAAGCCGGAGCTTTTAAAACCCTTCATGTCTGAAGCAGATATAACCGAGATGGTTTCATGGGCTGAAAAGACTTCAGTACTTGAAGAATCCAAAGTATTGAGAAAAATAGCCAAGTTCATGCACGATCCCACTGAAGGAGGCTTCATGGGAGGAATAGGTGAGATTTCGGCCCTGAGCGGTCTCAGGACGGATATAGACTATGCTTCAGTTCCTGTCCATCCCCTTACAGCCAGGGCGGCAGAAAAACTTGGATTCGATCCGCTTCGACTGATAGCTTCAGGCAGCCTCATTGCCGCTGTGCCTGGGGAAAAGACATCTGAAGCGTTGCGGGAGCTTGCAAAATTAAATATTGATGCATCTGTTGTAGGATCAATGGGAGAAAAACTTCAAGACCCGGTGCCCGAACCTTCAGAGGAGCTCTGGAGACTCCTTAAGATGGGTGGAGCAAAGAATGGATAA
- the lpxK gene encoding tetraacyldisaccharide 4'-kinase: protein MSKLLRSYLRYARGERKISPWALLYPLQFITRLWMKLRINLYARGLLGVTEPPLPVVSIGNNSLGGTNKTPMTELVVRQFQEAGIEAGLVSRGYRTKEHGPIWIGQDEESTHRNTAGDEPLMLAKRLPGVKIVVSRDRVQGVALLASLGAKVAVTDDTFQHRRMARDVDIVLVDATCPFGNGNVIPAGSMREPKSAFSRADILVITKANQANPSQLASAKAELEKLLDPHKIFTAEIKMESWIEILRREERSLPAGVSPRGNYIAFSAIGSPAGFYRFLEQINITISDHRTFRDHHIFTESDINGLVELAKNRGVDGFICTEKDLVNLPEGLDLDIPIYIPRIVVTLDDDLGFRKKILEKLKPNLMIASNGYGEDAIGVVLAKKLKKRFTAAEVSAFAFVGSGTHYRNEGFRVLSPSIEMPSGGVIKYSFLEFIKDLRHGLGSSITSQMSALSSLYSRYRTPVCVGDVYLIASMLWGQGMKPVLVATAKSVHLSGHLSVEQFLLKHRSRFVWTRDSETAEELRSGGVNAEFCGNPVMDLIDKDKSVINVWSGTEGYRILLLPGSRPRTYEDVILILDSAKELSKRKKCSFVMVPAPMIDVDKLFENLGSWELTSCSDILESEEIKVRIFRGEVADAALGADLLIGLGGTANQLCAGLGVPVVSILEKGKLIQKKLLKEAEILVKAESQELAKAAERILSEPELKKSMKEAGIRNLGGFGALDHVVEYCASALGWDNRCAVYEKYRSFIEQKSGKESPYKKGEAAG, encoded by the coding sequence ATGTCAAAACTACTGCGCAGTTATCTTAGATACGCAAGGGGAGAAAGAAAGATATCACCTTGGGCGCTGCTCTATCCCCTTCAGTTTATTACGCGCCTATGGATGAAGTTAAGGATCAACCTATACGCAAGAGGCCTGCTGGGGGTAACGGAGCCTCCGCTTCCCGTCGTGAGCATTGGCAACAACAGCCTGGGAGGTACGAATAAGACCCCCATGACCGAGCTTGTCGTCAGGCAGTTTCAGGAAGCCGGAATAGAGGCCGGGCTTGTAAGCAGAGGATACAGGACTAAAGAGCATGGCCCCATATGGATAGGCCAGGACGAAGAGAGCACTCACAGGAATACTGCAGGGGACGAACCTCTGATGCTGGCTAAAAGGCTTCCCGGAGTAAAAATCGTTGTATCCAGAGACAGAGTCCAGGGAGTCGCACTGCTTGCTTCTCTGGGAGCCAAAGTTGCTGTGACCGATGATACATTCCAGCACAGAAGGATGGCGCGCGATGTAGACATAGTCCTTGTAGATGCAACATGTCCTTTTGGAAACGGCAATGTTATTCCTGCGGGTTCTATGAGGGAGCCTAAATCAGCTTTCAGCAGGGCGGATATCCTTGTCATAACCAAGGCAAACCAGGCTAATCCTAGTCAGCTTGCTTCGGCAAAGGCTGAACTTGAAAAACTTCTGGATCCGCATAAGATATTTACCGCTGAAATCAAAATGGAATCATGGATAGAGATACTCAGGAGAGAAGAACGCAGCCTTCCTGCCGGAGTAAGTCCGCGTGGAAATTACATAGCCTTTTCTGCAATAGGCAGCCCTGCTGGATTTTATAGATTCCTTGAACAAATAAATATTACGATTTCTGACCATCGAACATTCAGGGATCACCATATCTTTACAGAAAGCGACATAAACGGTCTGGTCGAACTGGCAAAGAACAGAGGCGTTGACGGTTTTATCTGCACGGAAAAGGATCTTGTGAACCTTCCTGAGGGGTTGGATCTGGATATTCCCATATATATTCCCCGTATAGTTGTAACTCTTGATGATGATCTCGGATTCAGAAAGAAAATTTTGGAGAAGCTCAAGCCCAATTTGATGATAGCATCTAACGGATATGGAGAAGACGCGATAGGAGTTGTACTTGCGAAAAAGTTGAAGAAGCGCTTCACTGCTGCAGAGGTTTCAGCCTTTGCATTCGTCGGTTCAGGCACACATTACAGGAACGAGGGTTTCAGAGTCCTGTCACCGTCTATTGAAATGCCAAGCGGAGGAGTAATAAAATACAGTTTCCTCGAGTTCATAAAGGATCTGAGGCACGGACTGGGAAGCTCTATCACCTCTCAAATGAGCGCACTTTCATCACTTTACAGCAGATACAGGACTCCTGTTTGTGTCGGAGATGTTTACCTGATCGCAAGCATGCTCTGGGGACAGGGGATGAAACCGGTCCTTGTCGCGACCGCAAAATCTGTACATCTGAGCGGACACCTCTCTGTCGAACAATTTTTGCTTAAACACCGAAGCAGATTTGTGTGGACAAGGGACTCGGAAACAGCAGAGGAACTCAGGTCGGGGGGAGTTAATGCAGAATTTTGCGGCAATCCGGTAATGGATCTTATAGATAAGGATAAGTCTGTAATAAATGTATGGAGTGGAACAGAAGGCTACAGGATCCTGCTTTTGCCGGGGAGTCGTCCAAGGACTTACGAAGATGTGATACTGATCCTGGATTCTGCAAAGGAACTCTCAAAAAGAAAGAAATGCAGCTTCGTCATGGTACCGGCCCCTATGATCGATGTGGATAAACTGTTTGAAAACCTTGGCAGCTGGGAATTGACTTCTTGCAGCGACATACTTGAGTCAGAGGAGATAAAAGTCAGGATATTCAGGGGAGAAGTGGCAGACGCAGCATTAGGAGCGGATCTGCTTATCGGGCTTGGCGGGACAGCAAACCAGCTGTGTGCAGGTCTTGGCGTGCCAGTTGTCTCCATACTTGAAAAAGGGAAACTTATACAGAAAAAGCTTCTGAAAGAGGCGGAGATTCTTGTAAAAGCTGAATCGCAGGAGCTTGCAAAAGCTGCTGAACGAATTCTTAGCGAGCCTGAACTGAAGAAGAGCATGAAAGAGGCAGGTATACGGAATTTGGGTGGATTTGGAGCGCTTGATCACGTTGTTGAGTATTGCGCATCCGCTCTTGGATGGGATAATAGATGTGCTGTCTATGAAAAATACCGTTCTTTTATAGAACAAAAGAGCGGAAAGGAATCGCCCTATAAAAAAGGAGAGGCTGCCGGGTGA